The Candidatus Minimicrobia sp. QA0096 DNA segment GAGATCATAGGCATTGATGATGTTATTGCTATAAAAGAAATTTATGAAATCAATTTTGCATTAAAAGACAAGTTGGTTATTGATGAAAAGAATAAGAAAATCGGAAAAGTTATCGGATATACGTTGGCGGCTGGGAATTTTATTATACAACAGCTCCGAATTCGGCGACCATTCTTGAAAAGTTTTGGCGACACAGAGCTACTTATTCATCGTTCTCAGATTGTAAAAGTGACCGATGATAAAATCGTTGTAAAATCAGCAACTATCTCGCATATAGCCGAAAAAACACCTATTCCGCAGATAAATTCATACGAAAACCCATTCCGCAAGCAGCCTCGTCCACAACCAGAATCTACAAAAGTTGATTAATCATTTGGGTTTTCAAGAGCCTTCTTAATGTCGTCGTAAGAAAACCCCTGCCTAGCCAAATATTGCATAAACTTCTGTTGGTCGCTATATCGATAACGTTTTTTAGCAATAATCTTCCGCAATTCCTCGTCATCAGAGCGAATGTTCTCTTTAACTAACGACTCAATCGTTGTATTATCAATTCCCTTTTGCGCCAGTTCCAATTTCAAACGGCGAATACTGGCGCCTTTTTTCATGAACCGCTGCTCAAACCAAAATCGAGCAAATTTTTCATCGTCCAAATATTTTTTCTCAATAAGACGATCTAAGACGCGCTCAGTAATCTCCGGCTTCACTCCAGGACGTTCAATAATTTTTCCAGTTTTCGCCGAACGTCGACGAGTAGCTAGTGTTTTCCGACGCAGATAATCACGCACTTCTTTGATGGCTCGCGGACGCATTAAGCAGTATTCTATAGACCTAGCATACAACTTGCCAAACTGGCTATCGTCTTCTAGTTTCGAAATTTCCTCTTCCGTATATTCGCGACCAATCTTAATGCCTAGTTCGCCGACCTGAAATACGTCCAAGCTAAAACGATATTTTCCGTCAACGCTTACATTGACGCGATTTTTATCACGAGCCTGAAGAGAAATATCGGTGATTTTCATCTATATATGAATTAACTTTCAGCTTCCTTCACTTTATCACGCACTTTCTGATCAATTTCCGCCAAAACCTCAGGATTTTCCTTCAAATAATTCTTCGTCTTGTCACGCCCCTGACCAATCGTTTCGCCGTTATATTTATAAAACGCACCAGATTTTTCAACTATACCGTGCGTTGCCGCCAAGTCCAGAATATCGCCAGTTTTACTAATTCCCTCGTTGTACATAATGTCAAATTCAGCCACACGGAACGGCGGTGCAATCTTATTTTTCACAACCTTAATTTTTGTGCGATTACCAATAATATCATCGCCAACTTTGATCTGACCAATTCGACGAATATCAATTCGCTGCGACGCGTAAAATTTCAAGGCATTACCGCCAGTTGTCGTTTCAGGATTGCCAAACATCACGCCAATTTTCATACGAATCTGATTGATAAAGATAACCGTGGCTTTTGATTTATTGATGATTCCCGTCAATTTACGTAGAGCCTGACTCATCAATCGAGCCTGAAGACCCATATGAGAATCGCCCATATCGCCATCAATTTCAGCCTGTGGCGTCAAGGCAGCCACCGAGTCAACTATCACCAAATCCACCGCATTAGAACGAACCAACGTTTCTGTAATTTCCAATGCTTGCTCGCCGTTATCTGGCTGAGAAACCAACAAATTTTCCGTATCTACACCCAGACGCTTAGCGTATGCTGGATCAAGGGCGTGCTCAGCATCAATAAACGCTGCCGTTCCACCCTGCTTCTGAATTTCTGCAATAGCGTGAAGCGTCAATGTTGTCTTACCCGAGCTTTCTGGACCATAGATTTCTATGATACGACCTTTTGGATATCCGCCACCGAGCGCCAAATCCAAACTCAAAGCACCAGAAGGAATTACTTCAACATCGACTTTATGAGCCTCGCCCAATTTCATAATTGATCCGTCGCCAAATTGCTTGGTGATTTGATCCATTGCTAGACCAAGCGCCTTAAGCTTGCCTTCATCAACTTTTTTATCCGATGCCTGACTTGACTTTTCTGGATTTACTGTTTTACTGTCTGATTTTGCCATAGCATTCCCTCCTTAGTTACTTCTTTTATTATACCGATTTGTCGCAAGATTTGCTATAATTACATTCATGAATAAGCGAAACGGTTTCACTATTATTGAACTTTTGGTTGTAGCGACTTTCTTGATTGTTATCGCAATCTTAGGTTTCTCACAATATACAAAATTGACCAACGAATCAAACAACGCCAAAAAACGCACCGCGATTAACGCTATGCATTATAGCCTGGAAGAAGGTTTTTACGTTAAAAATGGCTATTACCCAGAGAAGCTAGAAGAAGGTACGCTTCCAACTATGGATCCCGCATTGTTAAAAGATCCACAAGGTAAGAAAATTGGCGAAAAAGACAGCAGTTACCGCTATGAATCTTCAAATTGTAATGACGGAAAATGTAAGTCATACAAACTTGTCGCGACGCTTGTCGATGAAGATGACTATATAAAAGAAAGTCGCCACAAATAATTAGCTAATCATCACAAACAGGACGGCCATTCTTAAAGTCTTCAATGGCATTATTGATTATCGCAATTTGCTTGCGTGGATTTGCCACAAAATGGAATATGTATGTCGTTTCTTCACCCTCAGTGCTGAGGCGAATCGTGCCATAATTGAAAAGAGTCTGAATAATGCCTGATTGGCGGAAGCTTGCATCTTCAATACTGCCTAAGCTCACCGTTTGCTCGTGTCGATAAAATAAGCTACCTTGGATTTCCTGAATCACACTTTCGTTGGTCATGTAAAAATGATTCTGCAAATATATCCACAAGGACACCGCACCACCAAGCGCCACCAGCCCAATAAGCAGCATCGCCACGCCAAACATATCGGTTAGTGACGGCATTGGCGAAATAATCGAATCTCGAGCAATTGACGGATAAAACATCACAAACACCATGATCATCACCACTAAGAAAACCGAGATTCCCGTCGGGATTAGCATACCAATCGGATGACGCTTAATATCCAAAATAATATATTCGCCTTCACTCAAATTGAGGTTTGGGTATTGCTGAACTGATTTTTCATGTTTTTGCTTCAAATCATCGCTAATAGTAAACGGCTTCGGGTCAATATCCCTGGCAACATGGACAACTTGCGGTTCATTAGCATACTGACTACGTAATCGCGGATCAAAATTCTCCCCATCAATAATTTCTGGTCTTGCCGTCACATAAGAATTCGTCTGCGCCACAACCGGAGCTGGACGACCAGTCTGTGGTGGATGGTGGTACAGTGGTCGACCATCAGCATCATACGCAACAGGCTGCGTTAAATCTTCTGACGAGGATGTTTGTGGATTCATGCCTATATTATAACACGACAGAACTTAAGATAGTCTTGTTTTTTGCCCATGGCGGCTCCTAGTTAAGTTTGTCTGGTTTTATTAAACCACAAAAAACCAAGGAATACGATAACTATTTTCCCAAATGTCGCTTTGCCTTAATCGTCACTCGACGACCACGCGGCGTACGCTCAATAAAACCAATTTGTAGCAAATATGGTTCATAAAAATCCTCAATTGTTGTCGCTTCGTCGCCAGTCAACGCCGCAATTGTCGTTAATCCAACAGGATTATCGCCATAATTCTCCAGAATCGACTGTAATAAATTACGGTCAGCCGGATCCAAGCCCAACTCATCCACTTCCAGCATCTCCAAAGCGTTGGTTGTAGTTTTTACATCAATTATTCCGTCGCCATTAACGTCAGCATAATCACGCACGCGCTTAAGAAGTCTATTGGCAATACGTGGCGTCAAGCGAGCCCTTGTAGATAACAAAACTGCCGCCTCATCTCGAATTGACGACTCCAAAATCTTCGCACTACGCGTCACGATTTTCGCAATGTCCTCTGGCGTGTAAAATTCCAAACGATAAATATGCCCAAACCTATCACGCAAAGGTGCCGCCAAACTTCCGGTTCGTGTCGTCGCACCAATCACCGTAAATCGCGGCAAATCTAATCGAATTGAACGCGCTGCCGGACCTTTTCCAATCACGATATCCAGCTTAAAATCTTCCATTGCGGAATATAAAATTTCCTCAACCGACCGACCCAACCGATGAATCTCATCAATAAACAAAATATCACCATCAGACAAATTAGTTAAAATCGACGCCAAATCGCCCGCTTTTTCAATAGCCGGACCGCTAGTAATCCGCAGATTCGTACCCATTTCATTAGCAATCACCGTTGCCATAGTTGTTTTACCAAGCCCCGGCGGACCATATAATAATACATGATCTAACGGCTCGCCGCGCTTTTTAGCCGCATCAATCGCCAAGCGCAAATTACGTTTTAATCTTTCCTGACCAACATACTCAGCAAAACTCTGCGGACGCAGACTCACCTCAATTCGCTGCTCTTCAGAATCATCATCATGCGAACTTGTATCAACTATTCTTTCAATTGCCATACACTAATTATAACATTTACAAGCAATACTTAATTTAGGGTCAATAATTAAATATTGGAACACAAAGATCTATTTCTTCAGCGCCTCAGTTACTCGCTGAGCTGTCGGCAAATTAGCATCGACGTTTTCGAGTGCCTTAGTGGCATCCGCTAATGTATAGCCCAAAGCCATCAACGCCTCCAAAGCTTCGTCGGAAGTGTTTAATTCAGTCTGTAGCGGAGCTTCCGTTCGGCCGTAATGAGTCGGTAAGCCAACTTTATCACTCAGATCAACCACTACTCGCTCGGCGGTTTTTTTGCCAACGCCCGAAGCTTTTTGCACAAAACCGCTGTCAGCATTAGCAATAGCGTTACGCACTTGCTCGGCATCACCCAAGCTCAAGATAGCCAGCGCAGCCTTCGGGCCAACCCCCTGAACCGTGATTAGCATTTCAAATAACTTTTTCGCCGCCAGGCTAGAAAACCCGAACAACTCCTCAGTTTGTTCGCGCACGTGATGATAAGTGTAAAATTTTACTTCTTGGTCTAATGTTACTGCATCAAAATCGTTAGCCGCCACACTGA contains these protein-coding regions:
- the ruvA gene encoding Holliday junction branch migration protein RuvA; protein product: MIAHVFGKVAEKFNGSLVIDVHGVGYEVSVAANDFDAVTLDQEVKFYTYHHVREQTEELFGFSSLAAKKLFEMLITVQGVGPKAALAILSLGDAEQVRNAIANADSGFVQKASGVGKKTAERVVVDLSDKVGLPTHYGRTEAPLQTELNTSDEALEALMALGYTLADATKALENVDANLPTAQRVTEALKK
- a CDS encoding type II secretion system protein gives rise to the protein MNKRNGFTIIELLVVATFLIVIAILGFSQYTKLTNESNNAKKRTAINAMHYSLEEGFYVKNGYYPEKLEEGTLPTMDPALLKDPQGKKIGEKDSSYRYESSNCNDGKCKSYKLVATLVDEDDYIKESRHK
- a CDS encoding regulatory protein RecX, which produces MKITDISLQARDKNRVNVSVDGKYRFSLDVFQVGELGIKIGREYTEEEISKLEDDSQFGKLYARSIEYCLMRPRAIKEVRDYLRRKTLATRRRSAKTGKIIERPGVKPEITERVLDRLIEKKYLDDEKFARFWFEQRFMKKGASIRRLKLELAQKGIDNTTIESLVKENIRSDDEELRKIIAKKRYRYSDQQKFMQYLARQGFSYDDIKKALENPND
- the ruvB gene encoding Holliday junction branch migration DNA helicase RuvB, which encodes MAIERIVDTSSHDDDSEEQRIEVSLRPQSFAEYVGQERLKRNLRLAIDAAKKRGEPLDHVLLYGPPGLGKTTMATVIANEMGTNLRITSGPAIEKAGDLASILTNLSDGDILFIDEIHRLGRSVEEILYSAMEDFKLDIVIGKGPAARSIRLDLPRFTVIGATTRTGSLAAPLRDRFGHIYRLEFYTPEDIAKIVTRSAKILESSIRDEAAVLLSTRARLTPRIANRLLKRVRDYADVNGDGIIDVKTTTNALEMLEVDELGLDPADRNLLQSILENYGDNPVGLTTIAALTGDEATTIEDFYEPYLLQIGFIERTPRGRRVTIKAKRHLGK
- the recA gene encoding recombinase RecA; protein product: MAKSDSKTVNPEKSSQASDKKVDEGKLKALGLAMDQITKQFGDGSIMKLGEAHKVDVEVIPSGALSLDLALGGGYPKGRIIEIYGPESSGKTTLTLHAIAEIQKQGGTAAFIDAEHALDPAYAKRLGVDTENLLVSQPDNGEQALEITETLVRSNAVDLVIVDSVAALTPQAEIDGDMGDSHMGLQARLMSQALRKLTGIINKSKATVIFINQIRMKIGVMFGNPETTTGGNALKFYASQRIDIRRIGQIKVGDDIIGNRTKIKVVKNKIAPPFRVAEFDIMYNEGISKTGDILDLAATHGIVEKSGAFYKYNGETIGQGRDKTKNYLKENPEVLAEIDQKVRDKVKEAES
- a CDS encoding PH domain-containing protein, yielding MNPQTSSSEDLTQPVAYDADGRPLYHHPPQTGRPAPVVAQTNSYVTARPEIIDGENFDPRLRSQYANEPQVVHVARDIDPKPFTISDDLKQKHEKSVQQYPNLNLSEGEYIILDIKRHPIGMLIPTGISVFLVVMIMVFVMFYPSIARDSIISPMPSLTDMFGVAMLLIGLVALGGAVSLWIYLQNHFYMTNESVIQEIQGSLFYRHEQTVSLGSIEDASFRQSGIIQTLFNYGTIRLSTEGEETTYIFHFVANPRKQIAIINNAIEDFKNGRPVCDD